The following nucleotide sequence is from Cryptococcus neoformans var. grubii H99 chromosome 5, complete sequence.
CGCCAAGTTTCTGCCCGCCTTGAAGACGTCGATAATGTTCTGTACAATATGGGTCAGACCCGTCGTGTAGAGCTCAGCAAAATCGCCGAATCCCTCGAGGCGTGGACTGACGCTGTGAAGCGCGAAGAGGAAATTTACAAGACGCTCAACCTGTTGAGCTATGACCAAGGTCGAAAGACTCTTGTGGCTGAAGGCTGGTGTCCCTCTCGAGACATCACCGCTATCCAGCTCGGCTTGCGTCGCGCGATGGATACTGCTGGTACTTCTGTGCCTGCCATCCTCTCCGAGCTCCGTACCCACCAGACTCCTCCCACGTTCCACAGGACCAACAAGTTTACTGAAGGTTTCCAGACTCTGATCGACTCTTATGGTATTGCCACATACCAAGAAGTTAACCCTGGTTTGTATGCTGTCATTACGTTCCCATTCTTGTTTGCCGTCATGTTTGGCGATATTGGTCACGGTATTTTGATGTTCTTGACTGCTGCGGCGATGATCTTTTGGGAGAGACAGATTGCGAAGAATGGTGTCAACGAGAATGTTGAGACATTCTTCTTGTACGTTTGTATTTCATTTCAACATCCTCGTAATTTAAATCTGACAAAAGACATTTTAGCGGTCGATACCTAATTGTTCTCATGGGCATCTTTTCTGTCTTTACTGGTTTCATGTACAATGACATCTTTTCCAAGACGCTTCACCTGTGGCAATCCGGATGGGAATGGCCTTCCAATTCTACAGGGCTTGTCGTGGCAGAGCCAACGGGAAACATTTACCCCTTTGGTATGGACCCCATGTGGCACGGTTCGGATAATGCCTTGATCTTTAACAACTCTTACAAGATGAAAATGTCTATTATCCTTGGTGTCATCCATGTAAGTTTCCTTTTTCTATATGCGTCGTGGAAACGGGGCAAATACACATTGACAAAATCTCGTCCTTTTTGTCTAGATGACTTTTGCAATCTGTCTCCAAGTGCCGAACCACATTCATTTCAAGAAACCTCTCAACATTTATGCCGAATTTATCCCTCAgatgctcttcttccactccaTCTTTGGCTACCTCGTTGTCTGCATCATCTACAAGTGGTCCGTCGACTGGTCTCAATCTGCCACTAGCCCACCGGGATTGCTCAACATGTTGATTTACATGTTCCTTTCCCCTGGTACTATCGAGCCTGGGACCCAACTATACGCTGGGCAAGGTTTCATCCAGGTCGTTCTCCTGCTCATTGCCCTTGTCTGTGTTCCGTGGATGCTTGCGTTGAAGCCATATATGCTCTGGAAGGAACACCAGCGTATCGTTGCTCAGGGCTATCAAGGGTTGCAGGGACAGGATAATGGGGGGATGAACGGAAGGAACTCTATTGGTGCGGAAAGCcgggcagaggaagaggaggaagttggTATGGCTGTAGCAGAAAGCTCTGACGAGGAACATGTGAGTGGATCAATGAGGACATGTTTTGGATTCAAGTTTTCGTTTGAGCTGATCAgtgttttttttcttttgtcGGTTTGATCCAGCCGTTTGACATGGGAGATATTATTGTGCATCAGGTCATTCATACGATCGAGTTTTGTCTTGGTTGTATCTCGAACACGTAAGTGTTTATCTCGATGTCGAGTTGTGAGCTTACACCGCCGCGTGACAGTGCTTCTTACCTCCGACTCTGGgctctttcccttgcccATGCACAATTGTCAGAAGTGCTCTGGTCCATGACGCTGCAGCTTGCGTTTGACTTTAACGGCGGGCTCATTTCCCGCGCCGTCTTCTTGTTCATCATGTTTGCGGTGTGGTTTGGCGGTACGGTCGGTATCTTGTGTGTCATGGAAGGTTTGTCCGCGTTTTTGCACGCATTGAGGTTGCATTGGGTCGAAGCGAATGGAAAGCATTACATGGCTGGAGGCTATGTGAGTATCTGTTCTTTttgtgttgttgttgttgttgtcatcatcaagcGATTGCGAGTGACTGATGGATTTGAATGCAGCCGTTTACCCCCCTCAGCTTTGCTACTATCGGccaagaggaggatattTAAAATTGTTTATGAAAAAGCTgtttggaggaggtggaatgAAAGCCGTTTGGAGGTGGAATGCGAATGAATTTGACAAGTGTTTGAAATGTGTATCAAGGTATCTCGAGCAGAGAGCAAGTTGTGCATGGTTGCTGAATTGCAGTACATCAAGCCAGTGCTTTTAGTCGTTGGGCTGCAGCAAAGTTTCCCCTCAGAGGTGTAGTAGATTATTGGCGCGAAATGGGACTACAGGGACGGCGACCGACGGGCGCCGAGAATCCATGACGGGTGGCTGATGATTGGTGATGGTGACTGCGTGATTGATTTTAAACTGTTTTTAGGTGACGGAAAAGACGCGTCTCGCTCCTGAGCGCCCTGCACTGTGTGTGTGTGGTGGGCGGCAGTTGAAGTGCTGAATGTATCACTGGAATAGGACGCATATTATTATGTCTTATCTGGGGACAGCCGACCAAGCGCATACGCTATGAGAACAAAAGAGCAGGGGagaaaagacaaaaagaCAAGGAATTGGTACGAGCCCGAGCTGAATTAAATAGCAGGGCGCGGGGAATAAGCTTCTGATGTTGCCCTGAGCATGTTCCTGGGTTGTTGTGGGATGAAGACGCGTCTCTCCTCGAATAATCAATAATCAATAATCAATatccatcaccatcattgCGCACCACCATCACCGTCGTCTCTTGATACACCATCCCCCATCAACCGGCGTGCCTACTCTCCACTCCCCCCCTCCCGCACGCCTGTTGCACACCCATCCCTCCTGAGCCCGCGTGCCGGCGTGAAACACGTGGGGCTGGCGCACTCGGCTGTTGTTTGTCCGCAGAGGCCCAGCGACGCACGCGCCTTCTCCGTGTTCCGCATTATTTCGCAgccccctcccccgccgATGTCTCCCTCCGCGGAAGTCTCAGACAGGAGGGCCCACAGACTCGTCCCCGCAGCCAAAAAGGTAGGCCcgcccccctcccccccacCCGCACGTGCTCACACCCCGCAGCCCAAGATGCCGCTCACCACAGAACCCAGCCTCAACTATGGCGGTGCAGCGGCCCACGAGAGGACGGAGGGCAGCGTAAAGCAGGTCCGCGACGACACGCCCAAGATTCCCGTGCAAGGCCAGCGACACAAGGCAGCGAGCCAGGCCCACAGACGGCAGAGGTCCTCCATTGCGTTGCCTTCCGGCACGGTGTCGCAGGGGCTGGCGAGGCCGTCCGTTATGGGTGTCTCTGAAGACCAACCTGGACAGACCACCACGGCTCTCCCAACTCCAGTGCTGGAGGAATCCCCTATCCCACAAGGGGATGAGCAGGAACAAGGTAAAGGGCACGACGGGGAGTACGAGCAAGTCGCTGCGCGGCTatccgccttctcctttgcaCCCAAGCCTGCAGCAGGGACCTTTCCGCCCAAACGTCGTCAGCCACCCAGGCTGGGGTCCCAGTCCATATTAGGACATGAACTGGTGTCCTcgcctctttcttctccaacatcTCCACGGCGcttttcaaactcttcttcaagaccACCTAGTCTCCTACTGGCGCGCCCATCTTCCAATGTACTCTCCCCTCCCAGATCAGCCGCTGGTCCTTCATCGCCTCCCGCGCaaacaaagaagaagcgacATTCTCACACCCGTTCAAATTCCATCTCTTTACCAAACATCAAACTCCAAAATGTTGCCTCCCGTCCCAGCTCTTTCAACGTTCTCCACTCCCCATCCTTTGGCTCTCCCGTCTCCCCCACTTCGCCCCATGGTGAACCAAGACCTTCGAGACTGACAGGGCTGAACAGCCAAAGACTCAAGTTTGAACCATCGGGCCGGGGTGCAGAGgctgaaaaagaaagagaagaatcCAGACGTCGAGCTTTGGAAAAACTTACCGGGTCTGAACCGCGATCAAGATCTCCGTTCGTCGAGTCGCCAGTAGCAGAAATTAGTCTTCCTGATTTGGATGACGAAGATTCTTCGTCTGTGGCCTCATCCAACCGTCCACTTTCAGGTGCTTTAGGCCAACCCACATTTTCATGGTCCAATCAACCGTCCTCCTcatttctctccttgccACCCCTGTTAGGATCATCCTCCCCCTCACCACTCTCCGCATCACCCTTCCCCGGGGTCTCACCGGCCGATGAGCAGTCAGCCGACAGGCCGGAAAGGTGGTCAGGCCAATCTTTCGGTCTTCCCCGCGATTCCGTATCAATGATCGGTTCTAAAGAAGACCCACTAGGTTACGGAATGGATCTCAACGATGCGAGCATAGGGAAGAGGCCGACAATGAATAGGCAATTGAGTGCTTTGCAAGAAGTTGAcgagtcggaagaagatgaagcggAACTGCTGGGAAACGTacaggaagaagcagcagtagaagaagaagaggagcaagaggaggat
It contains:
- a CDS encoding V-type H -transporting ATPase subunit I, with protein sequence MATNYPSLFRSEEMSLVQLYIPSEVAHDTISELAEMSNFQFKDLNPSLTSFQRPFTPRLRRLAEMARRLRFFRSQLTSLSPPLGVPPLAAVPPFTTVGPRAQNAYDELEEKLKEHERRLNEMNRSWEELGRRKSELEENKCVLKETAGFFDEAGHRHTEIRTSMEDSSDAAPLLEHAAEYGALPGESGLSGFDLEFVAGTIDRTRMPTFERILWRVLRGNLYMNYSEIEEPFVDTVTGKETFKDVFIIFAHGQELLAKIRKVAESMGGTLYNIDSSTDKRSDALRQVSARLEDVDNVLYNMGQTRRVELSKIAESLEAWTDAVKREEEIYKTLNLLSYDQGRKTLVAEGWCPSRDITAIQLGLRRAMDTAGTSVPAILSELRTHQTPPTFHRTNKFTEGFQTLIDSYGIATYQEVNPGLYAVITFPFLFAVMFGDIGHGILMFLTAAAMIFWERQIAKNGVNENVETFFFGRYLIVLMGIFSVFTGFMYNDIFSKTLHLWQSGWEWPSNSTGLVVAEPTGNIYPFGMDPMWHGSDNALIFNNSYKMKMSIILGVIHMTFAICLQVPNHIHFKKPLNIYAEFIPQMLFFHSIFGYLVVCIIYKWSVDWSQSATSPPGLLNMLIYMFLSPGTIEPGTQLYAGQGFIQVVLLLIALVCVPWMLALKPYMLWKEHQRIVAQGYQGLQGQDNGGMNGRNSIGAESRAEEEEEVGMAVAESSDEEHPFDMGDIIVHQVIHTIEFCLGCISNTASYLRLWALSLAHAQLSEVLWSMTLQLAFDFNGGLISRAVFLFIMFAVWFGGTVGILCVMEGLSAFLHALRLHWVEANGKHYMAGGYPFTPLSFATIGQEEDI